One window of the Triticum dicoccoides isolate Atlit2015 ecotype Zavitan chromosome 3B, WEW_v2.0, whole genome shotgun sequence genome contains the following:
- the LOC119276660 gene encoding two-pore potassium channel 2-like isoform X1, translated as MIAQHQRCKLMNPSSNMSSMEEPLLPLFQRNQKYSSSKQDRSKSCDVTNRCAPSFHPDTNVKASLNTLNHPPATNENTNIVSTPTLQRVCSSPSIFTSIKEAPSAHELDKQSPSAQYTPSITRQAIVSVILYISIGVIVYMTNVEGFKGKSTFKLVDALYFTIISLCTIGYGDIVPCTTFTKVFTCLFLLIGVRFVDIMLNGLLTNVLDKQRTVLLSTMDDNKLNRVFDTYMIDAEKKRSRGKMKVLLALGVVAGSISICTIIVHEVEGLNWIDSFYLSVISVTTVGYGDYGFSTTAGRLSATVCLLVSTLAVGKAFLFLTDLRMDRRNRRTTKWILQKKMDNEPLAADLDNDAAVSKPDFMIYKLKEMGKIDEKDVTMISDQFDQLGLAKCGNVALADIIGNL; from the exons ATGATAGCCCAACATCAGAGATGCAAGCTCATGAATCCTAGCTCAAATATGTCTTCCATGGAGGAGCCTCTGCTGCCTCTATTCCAGCGTAATCAGAAGTACTCTTCCTCCAAGCAAGACAGAAGCAAATCATGCGATGTCACAAACAGGTGTGCACCTTCCTTTCATCCAGACACTAATGTCAAAGCTAGCCTCAATACTCTCAATCATCCTCCAGCCACTAATGAAAACACCAATATAGTATCCACACCGACTTTACAGCGGGTGTGTTCTTCACCTTCTATATTCACATCAATCAAAGAAGCTCCCAGTGCACATGAGCTTGACAAGCAAAGCCCTTCTGCACAATACACACCATCAATCACAAGGCAGGCTATTGTTAGTGTCATCCTATACATCTCAATAGGAGTCATTGTGTACATGACAAATGTTGAAGGCTTCAAGGGGAAATCCACGTTTAAGTTAGTGGATGCCCTGTACTTCACCATCATAAGCTTGTGCACCATTGGGTATGGTGACATAGTCCCTTGCACTACCTTCACAAAGGTGTTCACATGCTTGTTTCTACTAATAGGTGTTCGCTTTGTTGACATTATGCTAAATGGGTTGTTGACAAATGTGCTAGACAAGCAGAGAACAGTCCTACTTAGCACAATGGATGATAATAAGCTGAACAGGGTATTTGACACGTACATGATCGATGCTGAAAAGAAAAGGTCAAGAGGGAAGATGAAAGTACTACTTGCACTAGGCGTTGTTGCAGGGTCTATCTCAATTTGTACAATCATAGTACATGAGGTGGAGGGCCTAAACTGGATTGACAGCTTCTATTTATCAGTCATTTCTGTGACAACAGTTGGATATGGGGATTATGGCTTCTCAACTACAGCTGGAAGGCTCTCCGCGACCGTGTGTCTGTTGGTGAGCACTTTGGCAGTTGGCAAGGCATTCTTGTTCCTAACGGATCTAAGGATGGACAGAAGGAACCGACGAACTACAAAATGGATCCTCCAGAAGAAAATGGACAATGAGCCACTTGCTGCAGACCTTGATAATGATGCAGCTGTAAG TAAACCAGACTTTATGATCTACAAGCTGAAAGAGATGGGGAAGATCGATGAGAAAGATGTCACGATGATCTCAGACCAGTTTGATCAGCTAGGCCTTGCAAAATGTGGAAATGTTGCTCTTGCTGACATAATTGGAAACTTATGA
- the LOC119276660 gene encoding two pore potassium channel c-like isoform X2: MSQTDKQRTVLLSTMDDNKLNRVFDTYMIDAEKKRSRGKMKVLLALGVVAGSISICTIIVHEVEGLNWIDSFYLSVISVTTVGYGDYGFSTTAGRLSATVCLLVSTLAVGKAFLFLTDLRMDRRNRRTTKWILQKKMDNEPLAADLDNDAAVSKPDFMIYKLKEMGKIDEKDVTMISDQFDQLGLAKCGNVALADIIGNL, from the exons ATGTCACAAACAG ACAAGCAGAGAACAGTCCTACTTAGCACAATGGATGATAATAAGCTGAACAGGGTATTTGACACGTACATGATCGATGCTGAAAAGAAAAGGTCAAGAGGGAAGATGAAAGTACTACTTGCACTAGGCGTTGTTGCAGGGTCTATCTCAATTTGTACAATCATAGTACATGAGGTGGAGGGCCTAAACTGGATTGACAGCTTCTATTTATCAGTCATTTCTGTGACAACAGTTGGATATGGGGATTATGGCTTCTCAACTACAGCTGGAAGGCTCTCCGCGACCGTGTGTCTGTTGGTGAGCACTTTGGCAGTTGGCAAGGCATTCTTGTTCCTAACGGATCTAAGGATGGACAGAAGGAACCGACGAACTACAAAATGGATCCTCCAGAAGAAAATGGACAATGAGCCACTTGCTGCAGACCTTGATAATGATGCAGCTGTAAG TAAACCAGACTTTATGATCTACAAGCTGAAAGAGATGGGGAAGATCGATGAGAAAGATGTCACGATGATCTCAGACCAGTTTGATCAGCTAGGCCTTGCAAAATGTGGAAATGTTGCTCTTGCTGACATAATTGGAAACTTATGA
- the LOC119276660 gene encoding two pore potassium channel c-like isoform X3: MSQTVGYGDYGFSTTAGRLSATVCLLVSTLAVGKAFLFLTDLRMDRRNRRTTKWILQKKMDNEPLAADLDNDAAVSKPDFMIYKLKEMGKIDEKDVTMISDQFDQLGLAKCGNVALADIIGNL; this comes from the exons ATGTCACAAACAG TTGGATATGGGGATTATGGCTTCTCAACTACAGCTGGAAGGCTCTCCGCGACCGTGTGTCTGTTGGTGAGCACTTTGGCAGTTGGCAAGGCATTCTTGTTCCTAACGGATCTAAGGATGGACAGAAGGAACCGACGAACTACAAAATGGATCCTCCAGAAGAAAATGGACAATGAGCCACTTGCTGCAGACCTTGATAATGATGCAGCTGTAAG TAAACCAGACTTTATGATCTACAAGCTGAAAGAGATGGGGAAGATCGATGAGAAAGATGTCACGATGATCTCAGACCAGTTTGATCAGCTAGGCCTTGCAAAATGTGGAAATGTTGCTCTTGCTGACATAATTGGAAACTTATGA
- the LOC119276661 gene encoding uncharacterized protein LOC119276661, translated as MAFASSLVAPLPPPPPAARAGWRRARAAPRPLVLAASSRGGGPAPAPAPSTFDRLREQLLQLHAEADLTQSKANSARVRLVRLTEAAENLKKRAVVSVRMGRENEAVELLVQKKKLTNALENIKERIELLDKLSAKISEVISVKQNMLIEHALRPGTATVEDSNDHIRVFSGKIDDRVDETSDSNVAGQSKRSELQMANSFTFSKDHDPTNIMDDHSAYDDFVQHIDSQLSSLQCEIDHYASSRLAKELDTQQSINDKLHKLSTILKLITETRERIAKISDNTVSESGSDGLR; from the exons ATGGCCTTCGCGTCGTCGCTAGTGGCGCCTCTGCCCCCGCCGCCTCCTGCCGCGAGGGCAGGGTGGAGGCGCGCGAGGGCGGCCCCTCGGCCGCTCGTCCTGGCGGCATCCAGCCGAGGCGGTGGCCCGGCCCCGGCCCCGGCCCCGTCGACGTTCGACCGGTTGCGGGAGCAGCTCCTCCAACTCCACGCCGAAGCCGACCTCACCCAATCCAAAG CAAACAGTGCTAGGGTGAGGCTTGTGCGGTTGACCGAGGCCGCTGAGAATCTTAAGAAGAGAGCCGTGGTCAGTGTCCGGATGGGCAGAGAGAATGAGGCAGTGGAATTACTTGTGCAGAAGAAGAAGTTGACCAATGCTTTGGAGAACATAAAGGAGCGCATTGAGCTGCTTGACAAGCTTTCCGCAAAGATTAGTGAG GTTATTTCAGTGAAGCAGAATATGTTAATTGAACACGCGTTGCGTCCAGGGACGGCTACTGTTGAAGACTCCAATGACCATATAAGAGTGTTCTCCGGTAAAATTGATGATCGGGTGGATGAGACTAGTGATTCaaacgtggctggccaatccaagAGAAGTGAACTTCAGATGGCTAATAGCTTCACATTCTCCAAGGACCATGACCCAACAAACATCATGGATGATCATTCTGCATATGATGATTTTGTGCAGCATATTGATTCACAGCTGAGTTCATTACAATGCGAAATTGATCACTACGCCAGTTCCCGATTAGCAAAAGAGTTGGACACTCAGCAGTCTAtaaatgacaagttgcacaaattatCAACCATATTGAAGCTTATAACTGAAACTAGAGAAAG GATTGCGAAGATTTCGGATAACACAGTAAGTGAGAGTGGATCTGATGGCTTGAGATGA